From Aquabacter sp. L1I39, the proteins below share one genomic window:
- a CDS encoding DNA polymerase III subunit delta', whose product MSEGDVLAGAPHPRTREHLFGHAAHEADLMADWRAGRMPHALLIGGPEGIGKATLAYRIARFVLAGGNGAPNQHDFFVSQRDPVFRQVAAMSHPDLLVLRRAAESGEDKIPTVIPAEMVRKVRPFFGSTAASGGWRVCIVDAVDELNAFGANALLKTLEEPPPRALFLLVCHAPGRVLPTIRSRTRLLRLRELHEPDVLSALDDLKQDAELDEATLPAAAAASGGSVRRALVLARGEGLEVRVATQRLLDQLPQVRPEDLHGLGARLQGDRAGGLDLFIEAVTDWVAAQTLSGAHERARLVRLSEVWEKVRRAGAEADTFNLDRKALVFRIFTALAEAAR is encoded by the coding sequence ATGAGCGAAGGCGATGTGCTGGCCGGCGCCCCCCATCCGCGCACCCGCGAGCACCTGTTCGGCCATGCCGCCCACGAGGCGGACCTCATGGCCGATTGGCGCGCGGGGCGCATGCCCCATGCGCTGCTCATCGGCGGGCCGGAGGGGATCGGCAAGGCGACGCTCGCCTATCGCATCGCCCGCTTCGTGCTGGCCGGCGGGAACGGCGCGCCGAACCAGCACGATTTCTTCGTCTCGCAGCGCGACCCCGTGTTCCGCCAGGTGGCGGCCATGTCCCATCCCGACCTTCTGGTGCTGAGGCGGGCGGCAGAAAGCGGGGAGGACAAGATCCCCACCGTCATCCCGGCCGAGATGGTGCGCAAGGTCCGCCCCTTCTTCGGTTCCACCGCCGCCTCCGGCGGCTGGCGCGTCTGCATCGTGGACGCGGTGGACGAATTGAACGCCTTCGGCGCCAATGCGCTCTTGAAGACGCTTGAAGAGCCGCCGCCGCGCGCGCTGTTCCTGCTAGTGTGCCACGCGCCCGGCCGGGTGCTGCCCACCATCCGCTCCCGCACGCGCCTGCTGCGCTTGCGCGAACTGCACGAGCCGGACGTCCTCTCCGCCCTTGACGATCTCAAGCAGGACGCGGAGCTGGACGAGGCAACGCTGCCCGCGGCCGCAGCGGCCTCCGGTGGCAGCGTGCGCCGCGCCCTGGTTCTGGCGCGGGGGGAGGGGCTGGAGGTGCGTGTGGCGACGCAGCGCCTCCTGGATCAGCTGCCGCAGGTGCGCCCGGAGGACCTGCACGGCCTTGGCGCGCGGCTCCAGGGCGACCGTGCGGGCGGGCTCGATCTCTTCATCGAGGCCGTCACGGACTGGGTCGCCGCGCAAACCCTGTCGGGCGCGCATGAGCGCGCGCGCCTTGTCCGGCTCTCCGAGGTGTGGGAGAAGGTGCGACGCGCGGGAGCCGAGGCCGATACGTTCAATCTCGACCGCAAGGCCCTCGTGTTCCGCATTTTCACCGCCCTCGCTGAGGCGGCCCGCTAG
- the metG gene encoding methionine--tRNA ligase, whose protein sequence is MSSRTPFYITTAIAYPNGVPHMGHAYEAIATDCIARFKRLDGYDVRFLTGTDEHGIKMLQTAQKAGLTTQELLERNVPRFQAMVEAFGLSNDDFIRTTEARHHRSAQAIWERMQANGDIYKSTYAGWYSVRDEAYYAEDETTLNDQGVRLGPQGTPVEWVEEESYFFRLSAYQQRLLDHYAANPDFIAPEARRNEVVSFVAGGLQDLSISRTTFDWGIPVPGDPKHIMYVWVDALTNYITALGYPDTQGELFRTYWPADLHVIGKDITRFHAVYWPAFLWSAGLAAPKRVFGHGFLFNRGEKMSKSVGNVVDPFDLVAAYGVDPVRYFFLREVSFGQDGSYSHEAIVTRMNADLANDLGNLAQRSLSMVAKNLDGIVPEPGPLSPEDEAILAAADGMLAKAREAMESQAIHHYLSAVWAVVADANRYFAAQAPWALRKTDPARFGTVLWVTAEVIRQIGILAQPVMPASAARLLDLLALPEDERIFARLGATGRLPPSITLPAPVGVFPRYVEPEA, encoded by the coding sequence ATGTCGTCCAGGACGCCATTCTATATCACCACCGCCATCGCCTATCCCAATGGCGTGCCCCATATGGGCCATGCCTATGAGGCGATCGCCACCGATTGCATCGCGCGCTTCAAGCGGCTGGACGGCTATGATGTGCGTTTTCTCACCGGCACGGACGAGCACGGCATCAAGATGCTCCAGACCGCCCAGAAGGCGGGCCTGACCACGCAGGAACTTCTGGAGCGCAACGTTCCGCGCTTCCAGGCCATGGTGGAGGCGTTCGGCCTCTCCAATGACGACTTCATCCGCACCACCGAAGCTCGCCACCACCGTTCCGCCCAGGCCATCTGGGAGCGGATGCAGGCCAATGGAGACATCTACAAGTCCACCTATGCCGGCTGGTATTCGGTGCGCGACGAGGCCTATTACGCCGAGGACGAAACCACCCTTAACGACCAGGGTGTGCGCCTCGGCCCCCAGGGCACGCCGGTGGAATGGGTGGAGGAGGAGAGCTATTTCTTCCGCCTCTCCGCCTATCAGCAGCGCCTGTTGGACCATTACGCCGCCAATCCCGACTTCATCGCCCCCGAAGCGCGCCGCAACGAGGTGGTGAGCTTCGTGGCGGGCGGGCTCCAGGACCTGTCCATCTCCCGCACCACCTTTGACTGGGGCATTCCCGTGCCGGGCGATCCCAAGCACATCATGTATGTGTGGGTGGATGCGCTGACCAACTACATCACCGCGCTTGGCTATCCCGACACGCAGGGCGAGCTGTTCCGCACCTATTGGCCGGCTGACCTGCATGTGATCGGCAAGGACATCACGCGCTTCCACGCGGTCTATTGGCCGGCCTTCCTGTGGTCCGCCGGCCTTGCCGCGCCCAAGCGCGTGTTCGGGCATGGTTTCCTGTTCAATCGCGGGGAGAAGATGTCCAAGTCGGTGGGCAATGTGGTCGATCCGTTCGACCTCGTGGCCGCCTATGGCGTCGACCCCGTGCGCTATTTCTTCCTGCGGGAAGTCTCGTTCGGTCAGGATGGCTCCTATAGCCACGAGGCCATCGTCACCCGCATGAATGCGGATCTGGCCAATGATCTGGGCAACCTCGCCCAGCGCTCCTTGTCCATGGTCGCCAAGAATCTCGATGGCATCGTGCCGGAGCCCGGCCCGCTCTCGCCGGAGGACGAGGCCATCCTCGCCGCCGCCGACGGCATGCTGGCCAAGGCGCGCGAGGCCATGGAGAGCCAGGCCATCCACCACTATCTTTCCGCCGTCTGGGCCGTGGTCGCCGATGCCAACCGCTATTTCGCCGCCCAGGCCCCGTGGGCACTGCGCAAGACGGACCCGGCGCGCTTTGGCACCGTGCTGTGGGTGACGGCGGAAGTGATCCGGCAGATCGGCATTCTCGCCCAGCCGGTCATGCCGGCGAGCGCGGCCCGCCTCCTCGACCTCTTGGCCCTGCCCGAGGACGAGCGCATCTTCGCCCGCCTCGGCGCCACCGGCCGCCTGCCGCCTTCCATCACGCTGCCGGCGCCGGTGGGCGTGTTCCCGCGCTATGTGGAGCCGGAGGCCTGA
- a CDS encoding TonB-dependent receptor family protein has protein sequence MASRFSSPGTGPLPRALLAAPFAALALPVLTHAASAQETSYELPVISINAGQDGSLTVQSYRQAQQAIDLTPGGVEVVPDTQWRDTPAATIKDMLDYVPGVFAQPKWGEDTRLSIRGSGISRNSHLRGIQLYQNGIPLSSADGGGDFQEIDPTAFQYVEVFKGANGYQYGANALGGAINFVSPTGRSAPGMEVRVDGGAFGFGRVQSNVGGVNGAFDGFITASYLTQDGFRQHSSGESVRGSANFGWQPSSTFETRFYLNATDVQQDIPGAVSKTVALNSPQTANPTNVALDYERNIQAFRAANKTTFILSDTTKLDAGLYYNNRSLLHPIFQVLDYGYEEVGAFARMVDERTIGGFNNRLVMGVNFGTGNVDAQRYTNVSGNSGRLVYLTTDEATTTTLYAEDNFYLTKDFALVGAFQYLNASLNRVAYLGTVSGGNDYQLFLPKGGFIWELQANAQLYGNVSRSGEVPTFSELTNFAVGDIANLEAQTATTVEIGSRGQTPTFNWDVSLYRSWVQNELQCQDTGILLGLTCTVVNLSNTIHQGMEVGANWQVAQGLWAKGPLADSVWLNLAYTYSDFFFDNDPVWGNNQLPGIPRHYIRAELLYKHPSGFYAGPNVEWVPTAYFVDDANTLNTSPYALLNFRVGYDPGSRFSVYMDARNLLNVNYIASVNVTARASQNQALFEPGNGRAIYVGGRMTF, from the coding sequence ATGGCTTCTCGCTTTTCCTCCCCCGGAACCGGGCCCCTACCCCGCGCCCTTCTGGCAGCGCCCTTCGCTGCCCTCGCCTTGCCCGTTTTGACCCATGCCGCCTCTGCCCAGGAGACGAGCTACGAACTGCCCGTCATCTCCATCAATGCCGGCCAGGATGGCAGCCTCACCGTCCAGTCCTATCGCCAGGCCCAGCAGGCGATCGACCTGACGCCGGGCGGCGTTGAGGTGGTGCCCGACACCCAATGGCGCGACACCCCGGCCGCCACCATCAAGGACATGCTGGACTATGTACCCGGCGTGTTCGCCCAACCCAAATGGGGCGAGGATACGCGCCTGTCGATTCGCGGCTCTGGCATCTCCCGCAATTCCCATCTGCGCGGCATCCAGCTCTACCAGAACGGCATTCCTCTCAGCAGCGCAGACGGCGGCGGTGATTTCCAGGAAATCGACCCGACCGCATTCCAATATGTGGAGGTGTTCAAGGGCGCCAATGGCTATCAGTACGGCGCCAATGCGCTGGGCGGGGCCATCAATTTCGTCTCCCCCACCGGCCGCAGCGCGCCGGGCATGGAGGTGCGCGTCGATGGCGGCGCCTTCGGCTTCGGGCGGGTGCAGTCCAATGTAGGCGGCGTGAACGGGGCCTTCGATGGCTTTATCACCGCCTCCTATCTCACCCAGGACGGTTTCCGGCAGCATTCGTCGGGCGAATCGGTGCGCGGCAGCGCGAATTTCGGCTGGCAGCCCTCCTCCACCTTCGAGACGCGCTTCTATCTCAATGCCACCGATGTGCAGCAGGACATTCCCGGCGCGGTGTCAAAGACGGTGGCCCTCAACTCGCCCCAGACGGCCAACCCCACCAATGTGGCGCTGGACTATGAGCGCAACATCCAGGCCTTCCGCGCCGCCAACAAGACCACCTTCATCCTCTCCGACACCACCAAGCTGGATGCCGGGCTCTATTACAACAACCGCTCCCTGCTTCATCCCATCTTCCAGGTGCTGGACTATGGCTATGAGGAGGTGGGCGCTTTCGCCCGCATGGTGGACGAGCGCACCATTGGCGGCTTCAACAACCGCCTGGTGATGGGCGTCAACTTCGGTACCGGAAACGTGGATGCCCAGCGCTACACCAATGTCAGCGGCAATTCGGGCCGGCTCGTCTATCTGACCACCGACGAAGCCACCACCACCACCCTTTATGCCGAGGACAATTTCTACCTGACCAAGGATTTCGCCTTGGTGGGCGCGTTCCAGTATCTCAATGCCAGCCTCAACCGCGTCGCCTATCTCGGCACGGTGTCTGGCGGCAACGACTACCAGCTGTTCCTGCCCAAGGGCGGCTTCATCTGGGAACTCCAGGCGAATGCGCAGCTCTATGGCAACGTCTCGCGCTCCGGCGAGGTGCCGACCTTCTCGGAACTGACCAATTTCGCCGTGGGGGACATCGCCAACCTGGAGGCCCAGACGGCCACCACGGTGGAAATCGGCTCGCGCGGCCAGACGCCCACCTTCAACTGGGACGTCTCGCTCTATCGCTCCTGGGTGCAGAACGAATTGCAGTGCCAGGACACGGGCATCCTGCTCGGGCTGACCTGCACGGTGGTCAACCTCTCCAACACCATCCACCAGGGCATGGAAGTGGGCGCCAACTGGCAGGTAGCGCAAGGGCTGTGGGCCAAGGGACCGCTTGCCGACAGCGTGTGGCTGAATCTTGCCTATACCTATTCAGACTTCTTCTTCGACAATGATCCGGTGTGGGGCAACAACCAGCTTCCGGGCATTCCCCGCCACTACATCCGCGCCGAGCTGCTCTACAAGCATCCGAGCGGCTTCTATGCGGGACCGAACGTGGAATGGGTGCCCACCGCCTATTTCGTGGATGATGCCAACACGCTCAACACTTCGCCCTATGCCCTGCTGAACTTCCGCGTGGGCTATGATCCGGGCTCGCGCTTCTCGGTCTATATGGACGCGCGCAACCTCCTGAACGTGAACTATATTGCCAGCGTCAACGTGACGGCGCGCGCCAGCCAGAACCAGGCCTTGTTCGAGCCGGGCAATGGGCGGGCCATCTATGTGGGCGGGCGGATGACGTTCTGA
- a CDS encoding DUF2946 family protein: protein MRAWPCGQRAGLWRASLPLSWGLAYLLLAQLIFTGFAAGTAMAAQGHDSAGFCTGSTDASIPQDQAPHHPPHCLLCPQAGHIPVLPTAPTVSGPGASFSATGDIVSRPAEPRLWSIREGARTRAPPRPPLLPA from the coding sequence GTGAGGGCGTGGCCATGCGGCCAGCGCGCCGGCCTGTGGCGTGCCAGCCTTCCCCTGAGCTGGGGCCTTGCTTATCTGCTCCTGGCCCAGCTGATCTTCACCGGCTTCGCCGCCGGCACAGCCATGGCCGCGCAGGGTCACGACAGCGCGGGCTTCTGCACCGGCAGCACCGACGCTTCCATCCCGCAGGACCAGGCGCCGCACCACCCACCCCATTGCCTGCTCTGCCCGCAGGCGGGCCACATCCCGGTCCTTCCTACGGCCCCGACCGTCTCCGGCCCCGGTGCGTCGTTCAGCGCGACGGGCGATATAGTCTCCCGCCCAGCCGAACCCCGCCTGTGGTCGATCCGGGAAGGGGCGCGCACGCGCGCGCCGCCGCGTCCGCCCCTCCTTCCGGCCTGA
- the exbB gene encoding tonB-system energizer ExbB: MAAALVVQIVMVGLALASVATWTVWLVKSVELAMGKAKVRGLLRALRGATSLDGVLRALPAGRTDPAATLVRSAAAELEASRALPADGVKERVAISLNRIEAAAARRMMTGTGILATIGATAPFIGLFGTVWGIMNSFIGISKAQTTNLAVVAPGIAEALLATAIGLVAAIPAVVIYNIFARAIAGYKAELSDTSAEVMRHLSRDLDRAQARHVSHLRAAAE; encoded by the coding sequence ATGGCGGCGGCCCTGGTGGTGCAGATCGTGATGGTGGGCCTCGCGCTCGCTTCCGTCGCCACCTGGACGGTCTGGCTGGTGAAGTCCGTCGAACTGGCCATGGGCAAGGCCAAGGTGCGCGGCCTGCTGCGGGCGTTGCGCGGTGCCACGAGCCTCGACGGCGTTCTGAGAGCGCTGCCGGCCGGCCGCACCGATCCGGCCGCGACCCTCGTGCGCTCCGCGGCTGCCGAGCTTGAGGCCTCCCGCGCCTTGCCGGCGGATGGCGTGAAGGAGCGTGTCGCCATTTCGCTCAACCGCATCGAGGCTGCTGCCGCCCGGCGGATGATGACCGGCACCGGCATTCTGGCGACGATCGGAGCCACCGCGCCCTTCATCGGCCTGTTCGGCACGGTGTGGGGCATCATGAACAGCTTCATCGGGATTTCGAAGGCGCAGACCACCAATCTGGCGGTTGTGGCGCCGGGCATTGCGGAAGCGCTGCTGGCCACCGCGATCGGCCTCGTGGCGGCCATTCCCGCCGTGGTGATCTACAACATCTTCGCCCGCGCCATTGCCGGCTACAAGGCGGAGCTCTCTGACACGTCTGCCGAGGTCATGCGCCACCTTTCGCGCGATCTCGACCGCGCCCAGGCGCGGCATGTGTCCCATCTGCGGGCTGCGGCCGAGTAA
- the exbD gene encoding TonB system transport protein ExbD, with the protein MAAKLDLGGEELPENHEINVTPFIDVMLVLLIIFMVAAPLSTVDVPVDLPASTAQPQPRPDKPLFLTVQSDLGLSLGNDPVPRDGLGRVLDAATRGDRQQRVFVRADKAVPYGDVMEVMNLLRDSGYLKIALVGLEGVPGAAAPAAPATPSPPAPGGAPR; encoded by the coding sequence ATGGCGGCCAAGCTCGATCTCGGCGGCGAGGAACTGCCGGAAAATCACGAGATCAACGTCACGCCGTTCATCGACGTGATGCTGGTCCTGCTCATCATCTTCATGGTGGCGGCCCCGCTTTCAACGGTGGACGTGCCGGTGGACCTCCCTGCTTCCACCGCTCAGCCTCAGCCGCGACCCGACAAGCCCCTGTTCCTGACTGTGCAGTCGGACCTCGGCCTGTCGCTGGGTAATGATCCTGTGCCGCGCGACGGGCTCGGGCGCGTGCTGGATGCCGCCACGAGGGGTGACCGCCAGCAGCGTGTGTTCGTCCGCGCGGACAAGGCCGTGCCCTATGGCGACGTAATGGAGGTGATGAACCTCCTGCGGGATTCCGGCTACCTTAAGATCGCCCTTGTGGGCCTGGAAGGTGTTCCCGGCGCTGCAGCGCCCGCAGCACCTGCGACGCCTTCGCCCCCCGCTCCTGGCGGAGCGCCCCGGTGA
- a CDS encoding energy transducer TonB yields the protein MSAIHWYEGGPGGGRLAGRWLLAGAVILTAHAGGVYMAVHWPAPAPSDPPAAALMIELAPMPVAPPSEVEDVAPGPQMTQAPDPVKDAPETEEEPEQPPPQPEVVEPIEELPPPPPPAALAEALLPPPQPEKKLEETPPPPKPVDKPKPKPKASRKPPAPVTSAAPRSDAAQANAMAAPTSGASASNSTAPATWRSMVMAHINRHKRYPAEARARREEGVARLRFTIDRAGKVVAASLLTSSGSATLDGEVLDMIRRASPLPAPPPEVPGGTITFTVPVNFDQR from the coding sequence GTGAGCGCCATCCACTGGTATGAAGGCGGTCCCGGCGGGGGGCGCTTGGCCGGGCGGTGGCTGCTGGCCGGCGCGGTGATTCTCACCGCCCATGCGGGCGGCGTCTATATGGCCGTGCATTGGCCCGCGCCCGCGCCTTCGGATCCGCCCGCCGCCGCCTTGATGATCGAACTCGCGCCCATGCCGGTGGCCCCGCCCTCGGAGGTGGAGGACGTGGCGCCCGGACCGCAGATGACGCAGGCTCCCGATCCGGTGAAAGACGCTCCGGAAACGGAGGAAGAGCCCGAGCAGCCCCCGCCTCAGCCGGAAGTGGTTGAGCCGATCGAGGAACTGCCTCCGCCCCCGCCGCCGGCCGCCCTGGCCGAGGCATTGCTGCCGCCTCCTCAGCCTGAAAAGAAGCTGGAGGAGACGCCGCCCCCGCCCAAGCCCGTGGACAAGCCGAAACCCAAGCCCAAGGCGAGCCGCAAGCCCCCCGCGCCGGTCACCAGCGCCGCCCCGCGCTCCGATGCAGCGCAGGCCAATGCCATGGCTGCGCCCACCAGCGGGGCCTCGGCCAGCAATTCCACCGCGCCGGCCACGTGGCGCAGCATGGTCATGGCCCACATCAACCGCCACAAGCGCTACCCCGCCGAGGCGCGGGCCCGGCGGGAGGAAGGCGTGGCGCGGCTGCGTTTCACTATCGATCGGGCCGGCAAGGTTGTGGCGGCCTCGCTGCTGACCTCCTCCGGTTCGGCGACGCTGGATGGTGAGGTGCTGGACATGATCCGCCGCGCCTCCCCGCTGCCAGCTCCTCCGCCGGAGGTGCCTGGCGGCACCATCACCTTCACCGTCCCGGTGAATTTCGACCAGCGCTGA
- the glyA gene encoding serine hydroxymethyltransferase has translation MASLDANHSSVTEENNRFFSATLAESDPDITAAITAELGRQRNEIELIASENIVSRAVLEAQGSVLTNKYAEGYPGKRYYGGCQFVDVAENLAIERAKKLFNCGFANVQPNSGSQANQGVFFALLQPGDTYLGLNLAAGGHLTHGSPVNMSGRWFNVVPYGVRPDDHRIDYEEVARLADQHKPKLIVAGGSAYPRVIDFAKMREIADSVGAKLMVDMAHFAGLVAGGAHPSPFPHAHVVTTTTHKTLRGPRGGMILTNDEELAKKFNSAIFPGIQGGPLMHVIAAKAVAFGEALRPEFKLYAKNVVENAKALAETLRGHGFAIVSGGTDTHVMLVDLRPKRLTGKVSETALGRAHITTNKNGIPFDPEKPFVTSGVRLGTPACTTRGFGVKEFQQVGDMIAEVLEVLSQKGVDEDSLVEAAVREKVGALLDRFPIY, from the coding sequence ATGGCCTCGCTCGACGCGAACCATTCCTCTGTCACGGAGGAAAACAACCGCTTCTTCTCTGCCACCCTGGCGGAGAGCGACCCGGATATCACCGCCGCCATCACGGCTGAACTCGGTCGCCAGCGGAATGAGATCGAGCTGATCGCGTCCGAGAATATCGTGTCGCGTGCCGTGCTCGAGGCCCAGGGCTCGGTGCTCACGAACAAGTATGCCGAAGGCTATCCGGGCAAGCGCTATTATGGCGGCTGCCAGTTCGTGGACGTGGCCGAGAACCTCGCCATCGAGCGGGCCAAGAAGCTGTTCAATTGCGGCTTCGCCAACGTGCAGCCCAATTCGGGCAGCCAGGCCAATCAGGGCGTGTTCTTCGCGCTGCTCCAGCCTGGCGACACCTATCTCGGCCTGAACCTGGCCGCCGGCGGTCACCTGACCCACGGCTCGCCGGTGAACATGTCCGGCCGCTGGTTCAACGTGGTGCCCTATGGCGTGCGCCCCGATGACCACCGCATCGACTATGAAGAGGTGGCCCGCCTCGCCGACCAGCACAAGCCCAAGCTGATTGTGGCCGGCGGCTCGGCCTATCCGCGCGTCATCGATTTCGCCAAAATGCGCGAGATCGCCGACAGCGTGGGCGCCAAGCTCATGGTGGACATGGCGCATTTCGCCGGCTTGGTGGCGGGCGGCGCGCACCCCAGCCCCTTCCCCCATGCCCATGTGGTGACCACCACCACCCACAAGACCCTGCGCGGCCCGCGCGGCGGCATGATCCTGACCAATGACGAGGAACTGGCCAAGAAGTTCAACTCGGCCATTTTCCCCGGCATCCAGGGCGGCCCGCTGATGCATGTGATCGCCGCCAAGGCGGTGGCCTTCGGCGAGGCGCTGCGTCCGGAGTTCAAGCTTTACGCGAAGAACGTGGTCGAGAACGCGAAGGCGCTTGCGGAAACCCTGCGCGGGCACGGCTTCGCCATCGTCTCCGGCGGCACCGACACCCACGTCATGCTGGTGGACCTGCGCCCCAAGCGCCTCACCGGCAAGGTGTCGGAGACCGCGCTCGGCCGGGCCCACATCACCACCAACAAGAACGGCATTCCGTTCGATCCCGAGAAGCCCTTCGTGACCTCCGGCGTGCGCCTCGGCACCCCGGCCTGCACCACGCGCGGCTTTGGCGTGAAGGAATTCCAGCAGGTGGGCGACATGATCGCCGAGGTGCTGGAAGTCCTGTCCCAGAAGGGCGTCGATGAGGACAGCCTGGTGGAAGCCGCCGTGCGCGAGAAGGTCGGCGCCCTGCTCGACCGCTTCCCCATTTACTGA
- the nrdR gene encoding transcriptional regulator NrdR, with the protein MRCPYCGSLDTQVKDSRPTEDNTAIRRRRVCPDCGGRFTTFERVQLRELMVVKRSGRRVPFDRDKLARSVEIALRKRPVETERVERMLSGLVRQLESLGETEITSEIIGEMVMEGLKQIDDVAYVRFASVYRNFREAKDFESLLGELGHQGEPPRSVE; encoded by the coding sequence ATGCGGTGTCCCTATTGCGGCAGCCTGGACACCCAGGTGAAGGACAGCCGTCCCACCGAGGACAACACCGCCATCCGCCGCCGTCGGGTCTGCCCTGATTGCGGCGGGCGGTTCACCACCTTCGAGCGGGTGCAGCTGCGCGAGCTGATGGTGGTGAAGCGGTCCGGCCGGCGGGTGCCGTTCGACCGGGACAAGCTGGCCCGCTCGGTGGAGATCGCCCTGCGCAAGCGGCCGGTGGAAACGGAACGCGTGGAACGCATGCTTTCCGGCCTTGTTCGCCAGCTGGAAAGCCTCGGAGAAACCGAGATCACGTCCGAGATCATCGGCGAGATGGTCATGGAAGGCCTGAAGCAGATCGACGACGTGGCCTATGTGCGGTTCGCGTCCGTCTATAGAAACTTCAGGGAAGCCAAGGACTTCGAGAGCCTTCTCGGAGAGCTCGGCCACCAGGGCGAGCCGCCCCGGAGCGTCGAGTGA
- the ribD gene encoding bifunctional diaminohydroxyphosphoribosylaminopyrimidine deaminase/5-amino-6-(5-phosphoribosylamino)uracil reductase RibD, translating to MARALAVGQAGLGRTWPNPSVGAVVVRHTSQGPEIIGEAGTAPAGRPHAEPLALAQAGEGARGATLYVTLEPCSHYGRTPPCADAVVAVGIRRVVTAIEDPDRRVKGRGVARLRAAGIWVTVGVGAEQAFLDHAGHISRVTRGRPHVLLKMAVSADGKVGLPGPKPVGITGPQAGEKVHGLRAQTDVILVGIGTALADDPLLTCRLPGLEGRSPVRVVLDGDLRLPLSSRLVGTAEQVPLWVVCAEDAPADKEKALVDQGVEVYRVPRGRRGRLDLSAVMHLLGLVGVTRVMVEGGPHLAAGLLEAGLVDEVAVFQSPVPLGDFALDALPGQPLGRLLEPVGFVRVEEASFGVDRMVRLVRR from the coding sequence ATGGCGCGCGCCCTGGCGGTGGGGCAGGCCGGTCTCGGGCGGACCTGGCCAAACCCGTCAGTGGGCGCGGTTGTGGTTCGTCATACATCCCAAGGCCCTGAAATTATTGGAGAAGCGGGAACCGCTCCGGCGGGCCGGCCGCATGCCGAGCCTCTCGCCTTGGCCCAGGCCGGGGAGGGCGCGCGCGGCGCGACGCTCTATGTCACCCTCGAACCCTGCTCCCATTACGGCCGCACCCCGCCCTGCGCCGACGCCGTAGTCGCCGTCGGAATCCGCAGGGTGGTCACCGCCATTGAGGATCCCGACCGGCGGGTGAAAGGGCGCGGCGTTGCCCGTCTGCGGGCGGCGGGCATCTGGGTGACGGTGGGTGTCGGTGCCGAACAGGCCTTTCTCGACCATGCCGGGCACATCAGCCGCGTCACCCGCGGACGCCCGCATGTCCTTCTAAAGATGGCGGTTTCCGCCGATGGGAAGGTCGGACTGCCCGGACCGAAGCCCGTCGGGATCACAGGTCCCCAGGCGGGCGAGAAGGTTCATGGCCTGCGTGCGCAGACCGATGTCATTCTGGTCGGGATCGGCACGGCCCTGGCGGACGATCCCCTCCTGACCTGCCGTCTGCCTGGCCTGGAAGGCCGCTCGCCGGTTCGGGTGGTGCTGGACGGGGACTTGCGGCTGCCCTTGTCGTCCCGCCTGGTCGGTACGGCCGAGCAGGTTCCGCTCTGGGTGGTCTGTGCGGAGGATGCGCCCGCCGACAAGGAGAAAGCTCTTGTAGACCAAGGGGTTGAAGTCTATCGGGTGCCGAGGGGGAGGCGCGGGCGGCTGGATCTTTCGGCCGTCATGCACCTGCTCGGTCTTGTCGGGGTCACCCGGGTGATGGTGGAGGGCGGGCCGCATCTGGCGGCGGGCCTCTTGGAAGCGGGCCTGGTGGACGAGGTGGCCGTGTTCCAATCCCCTGTTCCGCTTGGGGATTTCGCCCTCGACGCCCTGCCCGGCCAGCCGCTCGGCCGGCTGCTGGAGCCGGTCGGCTTCGTGCGGGTGGAGGAGGCAAGCTTCGGTGTGGACCGCATGGTCCGGCTGGTGCGACGCTGA
- a CDS encoding riboflavin synthase → MFTGIVSDLGLLTEVRAHNEVRTLTIASHYPAEGVEIGASICCSGVCLTVTSATPGGPLGSLFTFDAAPETLAITTVAKWGEGQRVNLERALAMGAELGGHLVTGHVDAAIPLVEREDFAETSRFTFEAPDHLARFIAAKGSVCLDGTSLTVNTVAGNRFTCLLIPHTLAVTSWGTAKAGDLVNLEVDLMARYAARLAEFPRG, encoded by the coding sequence ATGTTCACCGGCATTGTTTCCGACCTCGGCCTTCTGACCGAGGTGCGCGCCCATAACGAGGTGCGCACCCTCACCATCGCCTCCCATTACCCAGCGGAAGGGGTCGAGATCGGCGCCTCCATCTGCTGCTCGGGCGTCTGCCTGACCGTGACCTCCGCTACCCCCGGCGGGCCGCTCGGTTCCCTCTTCACCTTCGATGCCGCCCCCGAGACGCTAGCCATCACGACGGTGGCCAAGTGGGGGGAGGGGCAGCGGGTCAATCTGGAGCGAGCGCTGGCCATGGGGGCGGAGCTGGGCGGGCACCTCGTGACCGGCCATGTGGATGCGGCGATCCCGCTGGTGGAGCGGGAGGACTTCGCCGAGACCAGCCGGTTCACCTTCGAGGCGCCCGATCATCTGGCGCGGTTCATCGCCGCCAAGGGCTCGGTGTGCCTTGATGGCACCTCGCTCACCGTCAATACGGTGGCGGGCAATCGCTTCACCTGCCTGCTCATCCCCCATACGCTGGCTGTGACCAGTTGGGGGACGGCGAAGGCCGGTGATCTGGTGAATCTGGAAGTGGACCTGATGGCGCGCTATGCGGCGCGGCTTGCGGAGTTCCCCCGAGGCTAG